The following proteins come from a genomic window of Actinomarinicola tropica:
- the uvrB gene encoding excinuclease ABC subunit UvrB codes for MVSEFEPAGDQPKAIEQLAEGVNTGQRFQTLLGITGSGKSATIAWTIEQVQRPTLVIAPNKSLAAQLASEFREFFPENRVEYFVSYYDYYQPEAYMPSSDTYIEKDSSVNDEIDRLRHSATSALLTRRDVIVVASVSCIYGLGSPEEYRDKLLVVRVGEEHDQRSILRQLVDMQYERNDMNLVRGKFRVRGDTIEIHPAYEETAVRVELFGDEVEAITVVDPLTGERVGTLDELIVFPATHYVAGEERMQRAIVRIEAELQERLAQFEREGKLLEAQRLRMRTQYDLEMMQEVGFCNGIENYSAPIDGRSPGEPPHTLLDFFPKDFLVVLDESHVTVPQLHGQYEGDRSRKSTLIEHGFRLPSAADNRPLRFEEFITRIGQCVFLSATPGPYELEHSTQVVEQIVRPTGLVDPEVVVKPTKGQIDDLIDNINRVIASDGRVLVTTLTKKMAEDLTDYLLELGVRVRYLHSEVDTIQRIEILRDLRLGEFDVLVGINLLREGLDLPEVSLVTILDADKEGFLRSETSLIQTIGRAARNVDGQVIMYADTITDSMQRAISETNRRRAVQTAYNQEHGIDPQTIRKAVTDILAYLRPAESAPVPDKDRRRRRPGEAEKVRSELADLPHEELERLIRTLEEEMQEASADLRFEYAARLRDEIKELKRELREVV; via the coding sequence ATGGTGTCCGAGTTCGAACCCGCCGGCGACCAGCCCAAGGCCATCGAGCAGCTGGCCGAGGGCGTCAACACCGGGCAGCGGTTCCAGACGCTCCTCGGCATCACCGGGTCGGGCAAGAGCGCGACGATCGCCTGGACCATCGAGCAGGTGCAACGGCCCACGCTCGTCATCGCGCCCAACAAGTCGCTGGCGGCCCAGCTGGCGAGCGAGTTCCGGGAGTTCTTCCCCGAGAACCGGGTCGAGTACTTCGTCAGCTACTACGACTACTACCAGCCCGAGGCCTACATGCCCTCGAGCGACACGTACATCGAGAAGGACTCGTCGGTGAACGACGAGATCGACCGCCTGCGCCACTCGGCCACCTCGGCGCTGCTCACCCGGCGCGACGTCATCGTCGTGGCCTCGGTGTCGTGCATCTACGGCCTCGGCTCCCCCGAGGAGTACCGCGACAAGCTGCTCGTGGTGCGGGTGGGGGAGGAGCACGACCAGCGGTCGATCCTCCGCCAGCTCGTCGACATGCAGTACGAGCGCAACGACATGAACCTGGTGCGCGGCAAGTTCCGCGTGCGTGGCGACACGATCGAGATCCACCCCGCCTACGAGGAGACGGCGGTCCGGGTCGAGCTGTTCGGCGACGAGGTCGAGGCCATCACCGTCGTCGACCCGCTCACCGGCGAGCGCGTCGGCACCCTCGACGAGCTCATCGTCTTCCCGGCCACCCACTACGTGGCGGGGGAGGAGCGCATGCAGCGCGCCATCGTCCGCATCGAGGCCGAGCTCCAGGAGCGGCTCGCCCAGTTCGAGCGCGAGGGCAAGCTCCTCGAGGCCCAGCGGCTGCGCATGCGCACCCAGTACGACCTCGAGATGATGCAGGAGGTCGGCTTCTGCAACGGCATCGAGAACTACTCGGCCCCGATCGACGGCCGCTCACCCGGCGAGCCGCCGCACACGTTGCTCGACTTCTTCCCGAAGGACTTCCTCGTCGTCCTCGACGAGAGCCACGTCACCGTCCCTCAGCTCCACGGCCAGTACGAGGGCGACCGCAGCCGCAAGTCCACCCTCATCGAGCACGGTTTCCGCCTGCCGTCGGCCGCCGACAACCGCCCGCTGCGGTTCGAGGAGTTCATCACCCGCATCGGCCAGTGCGTCTTCCTCTCCGCCACGCCCGGCCCCTACGAGCTGGAGCACTCCACCCAGGTGGTGGAGCAGATCGTCCGCCCGACGGGCCTGGTCGACCCCGAGGTCGTGGTCAAGCCCACCAAGGGTCAGATCGACGACCTCATCGACAACATCAACCGGGTCATCGCCTCCGACGGCCGCGTGCTCGTCACCACGCTCACCAAGAAGATGGCCGAGGACCTCACCGACTACCTCCTGGAGCTCGGCGTGCGTGTCCGGTACCTCCACAGCGAGGTCGACACGATCCAGCGCATCGAGATCCTCCGGGACCTTCGCCTCGGCGAGTTCGACGTGCTCGTCGGCATCAACCTCCTCCGTGAGGGCCTCGACCTGCCCGAGGTCTCCCTCGTGACCATCCTCGACGCCGACAAGGAGGGTTTCCTACGCTCCGAGACGTCGCTCATCCAGACGATCGGGCGCGCCGCCCGCAACGTCGACGGCCAGGTGATCATGTACGCCGACACGATCACCGACTCCATGCAGCGGGCCATCTCGGAGACGAACCGTCGGCGGGCGGTGCAGACGGCCTACAACCAGGAGCACGGGATCGATCCGCAGACCATCCGCAAGGCGGTCACCGACATCCTCGCCTACCTGCGGCCGGCGGAGTCCGCCCCGGTGCCCGACAAGGACCGCCGCCGGCGCCGCCCGGGCGAGGCCGAGAAGGTCCGCTCCGAGCTCGCCGACCTGCCGCACGAGGAGCTCGAGCGGCTCATCCGCACCCTGGAGGAGGAGATGCAGGAGGCCTCCGCCGACTTGCGGTTCGAGTACGCGGCGCGGCTGCGCGACGAGATCAAGGAGCTCAAGCGCGAGCTGAGGGAGGTGGTGTGA
- the coaE gene encoding dephospho-CoA kinase has product MLVVGLTGGIGSGKSSVAERLVARGAVLVDADAIVRELQEPGGAVLDAMVERFGDGILTHDGHLDRQAVADIVFNDEAARTDLNALVHPLVNAEMARRIGEHAGTDRVVVMDIPLLNERRDGLGHVIVVDTPVDIAVERLVRHRGFSEADARARIAAQISREERRALADFVVDNGGDLAQLDAEVARCWEWLTALEQPTPG; this is encoded by the coding sequence ATGTTGGTGGTCGGGCTGACCGGAGGCATCGGGTCGGGCAAGTCGTCGGTGGCCGAGCGGCTCGTCGCGCGCGGCGCGGTGCTCGTCGACGCCGATGCCATCGTCCGCGAGCTGCAGGAACCGGGCGGTGCCGTGCTCGACGCCATGGTCGAGCGCTTCGGTGACGGGATCCTCACCCACGACGGGCACCTGGACCGCCAGGCGGTCGCCGACATCGTGTTCAACGACGAGGCGGCCCGCACGGATCTGAACGCTCTCGTGCACCCCTTGGTCAACGCCGAGATGGCCCGGCGCATCGGCGAGCACGCCGGCACCGATCGCGTGGTCGTGATGGACATCCCGCTGCTCAACGAGCGTCGCGACGGCCTGGGCCACGTGATCGTCGTCGACACGCCGGTCGACATCGCCGTCGAGCGCCTGGTGCGCCACCGAGGGTTCTCCGAGGCCGACGCCCGGGCCCGGATCGCCGCGCAGATCAGCCGGGAGGAGCGGCGGGCGCTCGCCGACTTCGTGGTCGACAACGGCGGCGACCTGGCGCAGCTCGACGCCGAGGTGGCGCGGTGCTGGGAGTGGCTCACCGCGTTGGAGCAGCCCACCCCCGGCTGA
- a CDS encoding GAF domain-containing sensor histidine kinase has protein sequence MSVTSERPGDVAEENGATAPNGVAARPGRLLTARLRNAGGIDENVDVLAASALGGDIDRLRPFAPAILAIRWATTIACLALAAGPFLDRDYTIVAWTIVVLSYTAFRTVTPIRYVGDTRSLLEVLAEVGLLTLAVAATGYWTSPYVVSLITAIMIAGFARGFGFALRISVVAVLAVALPDMAREDFVWESDGAITLQWAVILMMVSVIAGYARRISGEADRQHSLALDRLGRLADANALLFSLHRVAQTLPNSLDYDEVLDSTIQRLRGLMDFDAVAILIADETDASWHVARREGLRLSERVELAQLPSVLRTTAERRELVVRNELLNNNPGLAPSMGSGVYAPLSARGSLIGLISLEHKDERHFTQRDVELINGFVEPVALAIDNARWFTRLRTVGADEERTRIARELHDRIGQSLAYLAFELDRIVSAQGRGDDIRPSLDQLRDDVRGVIGEVRDTLYDLRTDVSDNQDLADTLDQFIQRLKDRTGLEIALYADRGPRLPILQEREMWRIAQEALTNVERHAKASRVRVLWRCNGQAAALEIADDGAGFPVGRAGRMDSYGIMGMRERAASIGATLDVLSEPGKGTRVRCYLAPT, from the coding sequence ATGAGCGTCACCAGCGAGCGTCCCGGCGACGTCGCCGAAGAGAACGGAGCCACGGCCCCGAACGGCGTCGCCGCGCGCCCCGGTCGCCTCCTGACCGCTCGTCTGCGCAACGCCGGCGGCATCGACGAGAACGTCGACGTCCTCGCCGCCAGCGCCCTGGGTGGCGACATCGACCGCCTGCGCCCGTTCGCCCCGGCGATCCTCGCCATCCGCTGGGCCACCACGATCGCCTGCCTGGCCCTCGCCGCCGGTCCCTTCCTCGACCGCGACTACACGATCGTGGCGTGGACGATCGTCGTGCTCTCCTACACGGCGTTCCGCACCGTCACGCCCATCCGCTACGTCGGCGACACCCGCAGCCTGCTCGAGGTCCTCGCGGAGGTGGGCCTCCTCACCCTCGCGGTGGCCGCCACCGGGTACTGGACGTCGCCCTACGTGGTGAGCCTCATCACCGCGATCATGATCGCCGGGTTCGCCCGCGGCTTCGGCTTCGCCCTGCGGATCAGCGTCGTCGCGGTCCTCGCCGTCGCCCTCCCCGACATGGCCCGCGAGGACTTCGTCTGGGAGTCCGACGGCGCGATCACGCTCCAGTGGGCCGTGATCCTCATGATGGTCTCGGTCATCGCCGGCTACGCACGCCGCATCTCCGGCGAGGCCGACCGCCAGCACTCCCTGGCGCTCGACCGCCTGGGACGGCTCGCGGACGCCAACGCCCTGCTCTTCTCGCTCCACCGGGTCGCCCAGACCCTGCCCAACTCGCTCGACTACGACGAGGTCCTCGACTCGACGATCCAGCGGCTCCGGGGGCTGATGGACTTCGACGCCGTCGCCATCCTCATCGCCGACGAGACCGACGCCAGCTGGCACGTCGCCCGCCGCGAAGGCCTCCGCCTGAGCGAGCGGGTCGAGCTCGCCCAGCTGCCCTCGGTCCTGCGCACCACCGCCGAGCGACGCGAGCTCGTCGTGCGCAACGAGCTGCTCAACAACAACCCCGGCCTCGCCCCGTCAATGGGCTCAGGGGTCTACGCCCCGCTCAGCGCCCGTGGGTCGCTGATCGGGCTCATCAGCCTGGAGCACAAGGACGAGCGGCACTTCACCCAGCGCGACGTCGAGCTGATCAACGGCTTCGTCGAGCCCGTGGCCCTCGCCATCGACAACGCCCGGTGGTTCACCCGCCTCCGCACCGTGGGCGCCGACGAGGAGCGCACCCGCATCGCCCGGGAGCTCCACGACCGCATCGGCCAGTCGCTGGCCTACCTGGCCTTCGAGCTCGACCGGATCGTGTCGGCCCAGGGCCGGGGCGACGACATCCGTCCGTCGCTCGACCAGCTGCGCGACGACGTCCGTGGCGTCATCGGCGAGGTGCGCGACACCCTCTACGACCTCCGCACCGACGTCTCGGACAACCAGGACCTCGCCGACACGCTCGACCAGTTCATCCAGCGCCTGAAGGACCGCACGGGCCTCGAGATCGCGCTGTACGCCGACCGCGGCCCCCGTCTCCCCATCCTCCAGGAGCGGGAGATGTGGCGCATCGCCCAGGAGGCGCTCACCAACGTGGAGCGCCACGCCAAGGCCAGCCGGGTGCGCGTGCTCTGGCGCTGCAACGGCCAGGCCGCCGCCCTCGAGATCGCCGACGACGGAGCCGGGTTCCCGGTCGGTCGCGCCGGCCGCATGGACTCCTACGGGATCATGGGCATGCGCGAGCGGGCCGCGAGCATCGGCGCGACCCTCGACGTACTGTCGGAACCGGGCAAGGGCACCCGGGTCCGCTGCTACCTGGCCCCGACATGA
- a CDS encoding response regulator — protein sequence MSIRLMLADDHRMLREGLRRSMTEHGFDVVGEASDGAEAVDMAGELRPDVILMDVTMPELDGVEATRLVKAANPAVRVIMLTMHADQEVLAAAIRSGASGYLVKDCSTEEIADAIRSAVSGETTLSPALAASMLDEVRRLDAPHEAEEDRIVTKREEEVLQLIADGCSTPEVAERLYISQKTVKNHLASIYQKLDARDRTQAVLQAVRMGIVSLD from the coding sequence GTGAGCATCCGACTCATGCTGGCCGACGACCACCGCATGCTCCGAGAGGGGCTCCGTCGCTCGATGACCGAGCACGGCTTCGATGTCGTGGGCGAGGCGTCAGACGGCGCCGAGGCGGTGGACATGGCCGGCGAGCTGCGACCCGACGTCATCTTGATGGACGTCACGATGCCCGAGCTCGACGGCGTCGAGGCCACACGCCTGGTGAAGGCGGCCAACCCGGCGGTCCGCGTCATCATGCTGACGATGCACGCCGACCAGGAGGTCCTCGCCGCGGCGATCCGCTCCGGCGCGTCGGGCTACCTGGTCAAGGACTGCTCCACCGAGGAGATCGCCGACGCCATCCGCTCGGCGGTGTCCGGTGAGACGACCCTCTCCCCCGCCCTCGCCGCCTCGATGCTCGACGAGGTCCGCCGCCTCGACGCGCCCCACGAGGCCGAGGAGGACCGCATCGTCACGAAGCGTGAGGAAGAGGTCCTCCAGCTCATCGCCGACGGCTGCTCCACGCCCGAGGTCGCCGAGCGGCTCTACATCAGCCAGAAGACGGTGAAGAACCACCTGGCCAGCATCTACCAGAAGCTCGACGCCCGGGATCGGACCCAGGCGGTCCTGCAGGCGGTGCGCATGGGCATCGTGTCACTGGACTGA